In a single window of the Littorina saxatilis isolate snail1 linkage group LG5, US_GU_Lsax_2.0, whole genome shotgun sequence genome:
- the LOC138967842 gene encoding mucin-3B-like, with product MDGEQVLAGAEPFRTEMDGEQVLAGAEPFRTEMAGVMMDGEQVLAGAEPFRTEMDGEQVLAGAEPFRTEMDGEQVLAGAEPFRTEMDGEQVCRGASPAYKLESYVQLSFTLTITELESYVQQSFTLTATELESYVQQSFTLTATELESYVQQSFTLTTTELESYVQLSFTLSITELESYVQLSFTLTITELESYVQQSFTLTATELESYLQQSFTLTATELESYVQLSFTLTATELESYVQLSFTLTATELESYVQQSFTLTITELESYVQLSFTLTITELESYVQQSFTLTITELESYVQLSFTLTATELESYVQLSFTLTITELESYVQQSFTLTATELESYVQQSFTLTATELESYVQQTFTLTATELESYVQLSFTLTITELESYLQQSFTLTATELESYVQQSFTLTITELESYVQLSFTLTITELESYVQLSFTLTITELESYVQLSFTLTITELESYVQLSFTLTITELESYVQLSFTLTITELESYVQLSFTLTITELESYVQLSFTLTATELESYVQQTFTLTATELESYVQQTFTLTITELESYVQQSFTLTTTELESYVQQSFTLTITELESYLQQSFTLTATELESYLQQSFTLTATELESYVQQSFTLTITELESYVQQSFTLTATELESYLQQSFTLTATELESYVQLSFTLTITELESYVQLSFTFTITELESYVQLSFTLSITELESYVQQSFTLTITELESYVQLSFTLTITELESYVQQSFTLTATELESYVQLSFTLTITELESYVQQSFTLTATELESYLQQSFTLTTTELESYVQQSFTLTITELESYLQQSFTLTATELESYLQQSFTLTATELESYVQQSFTLTTTELESYVQQSFILTATELESYVQQSFTLTATELESYLQQSFTLTTTELESYVQQSFTLTITELESYLQQSFTLTATELESYVQQSFTLTATELESYVQQSFTLTATELESYLQQSFTLTATELESYVQQSFTLTATELESYVQQSFTLTITELESYVQQSFTLTATELESYLQQSFTLTATELESYVQQSFTLTATELESYLQQSFTLTITELESYLQQSFILTATELESYVPQSFTLTTTELESYVQQSFILTATELESYVQQSFTLTATELESYVQQSFTLTATELESYLQQSFTLTATELESYVQQSFTLTATELESYLQQSFTLTATELESYVQQSFTLTATELESYLQQSFTLTATELESYVQQSFTLTATELESYVQQSFTLTTTELESYVHKMRDTITSSASYTF from the exons ATGGATGGGGAACAAGTGTTGGCTGGTGCTGAGCCGTTCCGAACAGAGATGGATGGGGAACAAGTGTTGGCTGGTGCTGAGCCGTTCCGAACAGAGATGGATGGGGAACAAGTGTTAGCTGGTGCTGAGCCGTTCCGAACAGAGATGGATGGGGAACAAGTGTGCCGCGGTGCTTCACCCGCCTACA AGTTGGAGAGTTACGTGCAACTGAGCTTCACATTGACAATCACAGAGTTGGAGAGTTACGTGCAACAGAGCTTCACATTGACAGCCACAGAGTTGGAGAGTTACGTGCAACAGAGCTTCACATTGACAGCCACAGAGTTGGAGAGTTACGTGCAACAGAGCTTCACATTGACAACCACAGAGTTGGAGAGTTACGTGCAACTGAGCTTCACATTGTCAATCACAGAGTTGGAGAGTTACGTGCAACTGAGCTTCACATTGACAATCACAGAGTTGGAGAGTTACGTGCAACAGAGCTTCACATTGACAGCCACAGAGTTGGAGAGTTATTTGCAACAGAGCTTCACATTGACAGCCACAGAGTTGGAGAGTTACGTGCAACTGAGCTTCACATTGACAGCCACAGAGTTGGAGAGTTACGTGCAACTGAGCTTCACATTGACAGCCACAGAGTTGGAGAGTTACGTGCAACAGAGCTTCACATTGACAATCACAGAGTTGGAGAGTTACGTGCAACTGAGCTTCACATTGACAATCACAGAGTTGGAGAGTTACGTGCAACAGAGCTTCACATTGACAATCACAGAGTTGGAGAGTTACGTGCAACTGAGCTTCACATTGACAGCCACAGAGTTGGAGAGTTACGTGCAACTGAGCTTCACATTGACAATCACAGAGTTGGAGAGTTACGTGCAACAGAGCTTCACATTGACAGCCACAGAGTTGGAGAGTTACGTGCAACAGAGCTTCACATTGACAGCCACAGAGTTGGAGAGTTACGTGCAACAGACCTTCACATTGACAGCCACAGAGTTGGAGAGTTACGTGCAACTGAGCTTCACATTGACAATCACAGAGTTGGAGAGTTACTTGCAACAGAGCTTCACATTGACAGCCACAGAGTTGGAGAGTTACGTGCAACAGAGTTTCACATTGACAATCACAGAGTTGGAGAGTTACGTGCAACTGAGCTTCACATTGACAATCACAGAGTTGGAGAGTTACGTGCAACTGAGCTTCACATTGACAATCACAGAGTTGGAGAGTTACGTGCAACTGAGCTTCACATTGACAATCACAGAGTTGGAGAGTTACGTGCAACTGAGCTTCACATTGACAATCACAGAGTTGGAGAGTTACGTGCAACTGAGCTTCACATTGACAATCACAGAGTTGGAGAGTTACGTGCAACTGAGCTTCACATTGACAATCACAGAGTTGGAGAGTTACGTGCAACTGAGCTTCACATTGACAGCCACAGAGTTGGAGAGTTACGTGCAACAGACCTTCACATTGACAGCCACAGAGTTGGAGAGTTACGTGCAACAGACCTTCACATTGACAATCACAGAGTTGGAGAGTTACGTGCAACAGAGCTTCACATTGACAACCACAGAGTTGGAGAGTTACGTGCAACAGAGCTTCACATTGACAATCACAGAGTTAGAGAGTTACTTGCAACAGAGCTTCACATTGACAGCCACAGAGTTGGAGAGTTACTTGCAACAGAGCTTCACATTGACAGCCACAGAGTTGGAGAGTTACGTGCAACAGAGCTTCACATTGACAATCACAGAGTTGGAGAGTTACGTGCAACAGAGCTTCACATTGACAGCCACAGAGTTGGAGAGTTATTTGCAACAGAGCTTCACATTGACAGCCACAGAGTTGGAGAGTTACGTGCAACTGAGCTTCACATTGACAATCACAGAGTTGGAGAGTTACGTGCAACTGAGCTTCACATTCACAATCACAGAGTTGGAGAGTTACGTGCAACTGAGCTTCACATTGTCAATCACAGAGTTGGAGAGTTACGTGCAACAGAGCTTCACATTGACAATCACAGAGTTGGAGAGTTACGTGCAACTGAGCTTCACATTGACAATCACAGAGTTGGAGAGTTACGTGCAACAGAGCTTCACATTGACAGCCACAGAGTTGGAGAGTTACGTGCAACTGAGCTTCACATTGACAATCACAGAGTTGGAGAGTTACGTGCAACAGAGCTTCACATTGACAGCCACAGAGTTGGAGAGTTATTTGCAACAGAGCTTCACATTGACAACCACAGAGTTGGAGAGTTACGTGCAACAGAGCTTCACATTGACAATCACAGAGTTGGAGAGTTACTTGCAACAGAGCTTCACATTGACAGCCACAGAGTTGGAGAGTTACTTGCAACAGAGCTTCACATTGACAGCCACAGAGTTGGAGAGTTACGTGCAACAGAGCTTCACATTGACAACCACAGAGTTGGAGAGTTACGTGCAACAGAGCTTCATATTGACAGCCACAGAGTTGGAGAGTTACGTGCAACAGAGCTTCACATTGACAGCCACAGAGTTGGAGAGTTATTTGCAACAGAGCTTCACATTGACAACCACAGAGTTGGAGAGTTACGTGCAACAGAGCTTCACATTGACAATCACAGAGTTAGAGAGTTACTTGCAACAGAGCTTCACATTGACAGCCACAGAGTTGGAGAGTTACGTGCAACAGAGCTTCACATTGACAGCCACAGAGTTGGAGAGTTACGTGCAACAGAGCTTCACATTGACAGCCACAGAGTTGGAGAGTTACTTGCAACAGAGCTTCACATTGACAGCCACAGAGTTGGAGAGTTACGTGCAACAGAGCTTCACATTGACAGCCACAGAGTTGGAGAGTTACGTGCAACAGAGCTTCACATTGACAATCACAGAGTTGGAGAGTTACGTGCAACAGAGCTTCACATTGACAGCCACAGAGTTGGAGAGTTACTTGCAACAGAGCTTCACATTGACAGCCACAGAGTTGGAGAGTTACGTGCAACAGAGCTTCACATTGACCGCCACAGAGTTGGAGAGTTACTTGCAACAGAGCTTCACATTGACAATCACAGAGTTGGAGAGTTACTTGCAACAGAGCTTCATATTGACAGCCACAGAGTTGGAGAGTTACGTGCCACAGAGCTTCACATTGACAACCACAGAGTTGGAGAGTTACGTGCAACAGAGCTTCATATTGACAGCCACAGAGTTGGAGAGTTACGTGCAACAGAGTTTCACATTGACAGCCACAGAGTTGGAGAGTTACGTGCAACAGAGCTTCACATTGACAGCCACAGAGTTGGAGAGTTACTTGCAACAGAGCTTCACATTGACAGCCACAGAGTTGGAGAGTTACGTGCAACAGAGCTTCACATTGACAGCCACAGAGTTGGAGAGTTACTTGCAACAGAGCTTCACATTGACAGCCACAGAGTTGGAGAGTTACGTGCAACAGAGCTTCACATTGACAGCCACAGAGTTGGAGAGTTATTTGCAACAGAGCTTCACATTGACAGCCACAGAGTTGGAGAGTTACGTGCAACAGAGTTTCACATTGACAGCCACAGAGTTGGAGAGTTACGTGCAACAGAGTTTCACATTGACAACCACAGAGCTGGAGAGTTACGTGCATAAAATGCGTGACACCATAACGTCAAGTGCTTCTTACACCTTTTAA